A genomic segment from Leopardus geoffroyi isolate Oge1 chromosome A2, O.geoffroyi_Oge1_pat1.0, whole genome shotgun sequence encodes:
- the KLHL26 gene encoding kelch-like protein 26 isoform X1 — translation MAESGGGGGAGGGGFGAGPGPERPSSMADKNGALKCTFSAPGHSTSLLQGLAALRAQGQLLDVVLTINRETFHAHKVVLAACSDYFRAMFTGGMREASQDVIELKGVSARGLRHIIDFAYSAEVTLDLDCVQDVLGAAVFLQMLPVVELCEEFLKAAMSVETCLNIGHMATTFSLASLKESVDAFTFQHFLQIAEEEDFLHLPLERLVFFLQSNRLQSCAEIDLFRAAVRWLQHDPARRPRASHVLCHIRFPLMRSSDLVDSVQPLDIMVEDVLCRQYLLEAFNYQVLPFRQHEMQSPRTAVRSDVPSLVAFGGTPYTDSDRSVSSKVYQLPEPGARHFRELTEMEVGCSHTCVAVLDNFVYVAGGQHLQYRSGEGAVDACYRYDPHLNRWLRLQAMQESRIQFQLNVLCGMVYATGGRNRAGSLASVERYCPRRNEWGYACSLKRRTWGHAGASAGGRLYISGGYGISVEDKKALHCYDPAADQWEFKAPMSEPRVLHAMVGAGGRIYALGGRMDHVDRCFDVLAVEYYVPETDQWTSVSPMRAGQSEAGCCLLDRKIYIVGGYNWRLNNVTGIVQVYNTETDEWERDLHFPESFAGIACAPVLLPRSGTRR, via the exons ATGGCGGAGTCCGGTGGCGGTGGTGGCGCTGGTGGCGGCGGCTTCGGAGCGGGCCCGGGCCCCGAGCGCCCCAGCAG CATGGCTGACAAAAATGGAGCTCTCAAGTGCACCTTCTCGGCGCCCGGCCATAGCACCAGCCTGCTGCAGGGCCTCGCCGCCCTCCGTGCCCAGGGCCAGCTCCTGGACGTCGTGCTCACCATCAACAGAGAGACCTTCCACGCGCACAAGGTGGTCCTGGCCGCCTGCAGCGACTACTTCAG GGCCATGTTCACGGGTGGCATGAGGGAGGCGAGCCAGGATGTCATCGAGCTGAAAGGCGTGTCGGCCCGCGGCCTGCGGCACATCATCGACTTTGCCTATAGCGCCGAGGTGACGCTAGACCTGGACTGCGTGCAGGACGTGCTGGGTGCGGCCGTGTTCCTGCAGATGCTTCCCGTGGTGGAGCTGTGCGAGGAGTTCCTCAAGGCCGCCATGAGCGTGGAGACCTGCCTGAACATCGGCCACATGGCCACCACCTTCAGCCTGGCCTCGCTCAAGGAGTCGGTGGATGCCTTCACCTTCCAGCACTTCCTGCAGATCGCTGAGGAGGAGGACTTCCTGCACCTGCCGCTGGAGCGCCTCGTCTTCTTCCTGCAGAGCAATCGGCTGCAGAGCTGTGCCGAGATCGACCTGTTCCGCGCCGCGGTTCGCTGGCTGCAGCACGACCCGGCCCGGCGGCCGCGCGCCAGCCACGTGCTCTGCCACATCCGCTTCCCGCTCATGCGGTCGTCGGACCTGGTGGACAGCGTGCAGCCGCTGGACATCATGGTGGAGGATGTGCTGTGCCGGCAGTACCTGCTGGAGGCCTTCAACTACCAGGTGCTACCCTTCCGGCAGCACGAGATGCAGTCCCCGCGCACGGCCGTGCGCTCCGACGTGCCCTCCCTGGTCGCCTTCGGCGGCACGCCCTACACGGACAGTGACCGCTCCGTCAGCAGCAAGGTGTACCAGCTGCCCGAGCCCGGTGCCCGCCACTTCCGCGAGCTCACGGAGATGGAGGTGGGCTGCAGCCACACGTGCGTGGCCGTGCTGGACAACTTCGTGTACGTGGCGGGCGGCCAGCACCTGCAGTACCGCAGCGGCGAGGGCGCGGTGGACGCCTGCTACCGCTACGACCCCCACCTGAACCGCTGGCTGCGGCTGCAGGCCATGCAGGAGAGCCGCATCCAGTTCCAGCTGAACGTGCTGTGCGGCATGGTGTATGCCACGGGTGGCCGCAACCGGGCCGGCAGCCTGGCCTCCGTCGAGAGGTACTGCCCGCGGCGCAACGAGTGGGGCTACGCCTGCTCTCTGAAGCGCCGCACCTGGGGCCACGCCGGCGCCTCGGCGGGGGGCCGCCTCTACATCTCGGGGGGCTACGGCATCTCGGTGGAGGACAAGAAGGCGCTGCACTGCTACGACCCCGCCGCTGACCAGTGGGAGTTCAAGGCGCCCATGAGCGAGCCCCGCGTGCTTCATGCCATGGTGGGTGCCGGCGGCCGCATCTACGCCCTCGGGGGCCGCATGGACCACGTGGACCGCTGCTTCGACGTGCTGGCCGTGGAGTACTACGTGCCTGAGACAGACCAGTGGACCAGCGTGAGCCCCATGCGGGCTGGCCAGTCAGAGGCCGGCTGCTGCCTGCTGGACAGGAAGATCTACATTGTGGGGGGCTATAACTGGCGTCTCAACAACGTGACGGGCATCGTGCAGGTGTACAACACAGAGACGGACGAGTGGGAACGCGACCTGCACTTCCCAGAGTCGTTCGCGGGCATCGCCTGTGCCCCTGTCCTGCTGCCTCGGTCAGGGACCAGGAGGTAG
- the KLHL26 gene encoding kelch-like protein 26 isoform X2, translated as MFLEVHLCCHSMADKNGALKCTFSAPGHSTSLLQGLAALRAQGQLLDVVLTINRETFHAHKVVLAACSDYFRAMFTGGMREASQDVIELKGVSARGLRHIIDFAYSAEVTLDLDCVQDVLGAAVFLQMLPVVELCEEFLKAAMSVETCLNIGHMATTFSLASLKESVDAFTFQHFLQIAEEEDFLHLPLERLVFFLQSNRLQSCAEIDLFRAAVRWLQHDPARRPRASHVLCHIRFPLMRSSDLVDSVQPLDIMVEDVLCRQYLLEAFNYQVLPFRQHEMQSPRTAVRSDVPSLVAFGGTPYTDSDRSVSSKVYQLPEPGARHFRELTEMEVGCSHTCVAVLDNFVYVAGGQHLQYRSGEGAVDACYRYDPHLNRWLRLQAMQESRIQFQLNVLCGMVYATGGRNRAGSLASVERYCPRRNEWGYACSLKRRTWGHAGASAGGRLYISGGYGISVEDKKALHCYDPAADQWEFKAPMSEPRVLHAMVGAGGRIYALGGRMDHVDRCFDVLAVEYYVPETDQWTSVSPMRAGQSEAGCCLLDRKIYIVGGYNWRLNNVTGIVQVYNTETDEWERDLHFPESFAGIACAPVLLPRSGTRR; from the exons ATGTTTTTGGaagttcatctgtgttgtcacag CATGGCTGACAAAAATGGAGCTCTCAAGTGCACCTTCTCGGCGCCCGGCCATAGCACCAGCCTGCTGCAGGGCCTCGCCGCCCTCCGTGCCCAGGGCCAGCTCCTGGACGTCGTGCTCACCATCAACAGAGAGACCTTCCACGCGCACAAGGTGGTCCTGGCCGCCTGCAGCGACTACTTCAG GGCCATGTTCACGGGTGGCATGAGGGAGGCGAGCCAGGATGTCATCGAGCTGAAAGGCGTGTCGGCCCGCGGCCTGCGGCACATCATCGACTTTGCCTATAGCGCCGAGGTGACGCTAGACCTGGACTGCGTGCAGGACGTGCTGGGTGCGGCCGTGTTCCTGCAGATGCTTCCCGTGGTGGAGCTGTGCGAGGAGTTCCTCAAGGCCGCCATGAGCGTGGAGACCTGCCTGAACATCGGCCACATGGCCACCACCTTCAGCCTGGCCTCGCTCAAGGAGTCGGTGGATGCCTTCACCTTCCAGCACTTCCTGCAGATCGCTGAGGAGGAGGACTTCCTGCACCTGCCGCTGGAGCGCCTCGTCTTCTTCCTGCAGAGCAATCGGCTGCAGAGCTGTGCCGAGATCGACCTGTTCCGCGCCGCGGTTCGCTGGCTGCAGCACGACCCGGCCCGGCGGCCGCGCGCCAGCCACGTGCTCTGCCACATCCGCTTCCCGCTCATGCGGTCGTCGGACCTGGTGGACAGCGTGCAGCCGCTGGACATCATGGTGGAGGATGTGCTGTGCCGGCAGTACCTGCTGGAGGCCTTCAACTACCAGGTGCTACCCTTCCGGCAGCACGAGATGCAGTCCCCGCGCACGGCCGTGCGCTCCGACGTGCCCTCCCTGGTCGCCTTCGGCGGCACGCCCTACACGGACAGTGACCGCTCCGTCAGCAGCAAGGTGTACCAGCTGCCCGAGCCCGGTGCCCGCCACTTCCGCGAGCTCACGGAGATGGAGGTGGGCTGCAGCCACACGTGCGTGGCCGTGCTGGACAACTTCGTGTACGTGGCGGGCGGCCAGCACCTGCAGTACCGCAGCGGCGAGGGCGCGGTGGACGCCTGCTACCGCTACGACCCCCACCTGAACCGCTGGCTGCGGCTGCAGGCCATGCAGGAGAGCCGCATCCAGTTCCAGCTGAACGTGCTGTGCGGCATGGTGTATGCCACGGGTGGCCGCAACCGGGCCGGCAGCCTGGCCTCCGTCGAGAGGTACTGCCCGCGGCGCAACGAGTGGGGCTACGCCTGCTCTCTGAAGCGCCGCACCTGGGGCCACGCCGGCGCCTCGGCGGGGGGCCGCCTCTACATCTCGGGGGGCTACGGCATCTCGGTGGAGGACAAGAAGGCGCTGCACTGCTACGACCCCGCCGCTGACCAGTGGGAGTTCAAGGCGCCCATGAGCGAGCCCCGCGTGCTTCATGCCATGGTGGGTGCCGGCGGCCGCATCTACGCCCTCGGGGGCCGCATGGACCACGTGGACCGCTGCTTCGACGTGCTGGCCGTGGAGTACTACGTGCCTGAGACAGACCAGTGGACCAGCGTGAGCCCCATGCGGGCTGGCCAGTCAGAGGCCGGCTGCTGCCTGCTGGACAGGAAGATCTACATTGTGGGGGGCTATAACTGGCGTCTCAACAACGTGACGGGCATCGTGCAGGTGTACAACACAGAGACGGACGAGTGGGAACGCGACCTGCACTTCCCAGAGTCGTTCGCGGGCATCGCCTGTGCCCCTGTCCTGCTGCCTCGGTCAGGGACCAGGAGGTAG